Proteins encoded together in one Anopheles darlingi chromosome 3, idAnoDarlMG_H_01, whole genome shotgun sequence window:
- the LOC125956263 gene encoding uncharacterized protein LOC125956263 isoform X3 gives MGKRNAAAAIVDADRLQQFETPPKRAKHAASVTAAVAATVAPIPAPVATPVASPPPADPPKTAAPSYSPNVSASEFTLSKEFVDGTLLMDLALKQWRIGKPIGKGSFGEIFLASDDIDHPVTSDNAEYVVKIEPHSNGPLFVEIHCLLNTAKRSETCTIPPGMPEYIASGSHMFKNERYRFLILKRYKRDLHSLIKNKRVDPKSIPVIACQILDVLEHLHDQGYVHSDIKAENLMIGTVVNRKVTPTAPVNGQPQTPKNGGYNHHHSRQNGYTSSVGDGGAKSFNGVSSMCNGTTGAAGGGGGVGLMEEGIGRSRNLRPLKTVTYRDLSDDDDRNGTATTRVSRRGRRRKKDEDAAFTYSISPRRAAANGYYEELKAATEEAHWNELHQHKQQNRAAAKAAAAATALPPAEDRIHLIDFGLASKFMDSSGQHRPFCMDQRRAHDGTLEFTSRDAHMGAHVRRSDLECLGYNLVYWSRGFLPWKDEKLLNQPEQVHRMKEYFMADVREMLRLVYGDDCPAYLGEFMAYVGQLTYDARPDYNHCRALFVKELRRLTGGSVVTTPLRLDVDAIERLSEPLTPQDEAEVTNKINHVKSLMKLGGALFPYRESTLHSKATSPKNLRSKRSDAARNSLAIGGTPGSAAPLQPGTPNLVNGVGVSGGAMTPHIPNTGKRDNKKHSCEEIFATDADQIARERVEKEFERAEQIAEEQAVVRYTGKPTYAIQELERKLRNGGHSTGGSGCTGATDYTESEGYIKGYTKPMMDILRKRQSQLFRDLEQERRRSNEKEEEGKQKAKEEEVGAEEDEDEEDGVEDDHEGEDDEEMATSETNVVDDDDDEEQQEEEDEEEASEEGEDGYEQPAVEVGRNNHYTKGGSLSQRGSSKGSKKEDTDSDFINDGGCEEEEEEDEQEEAAQDSENEDEVEEDEEDCGDDDDDGDDQHDSDFNDQESSLESEEEEEEVRISRKGSKKNGARSKGKGSGSVAVSGGRRSRQVSEVRPRKRSKSNASKASKASSSSNFHDNSSRKPRKRTNRRHEVEQYEEQQPARQYGGNPAQHNPHHLNNNSKAYYDGDVDDSSHDTAPPPSSRSYAGSIASDRMSSQYHFVKRRKSGLRERIRPTDRGTDYQDDLARKRKAAMRNKRRRESAAAQLDESSIERRRQRAKKQRKASTRDRVSVGDDESSRSSTHSLATSEASSCSALSTSTGSSSTAASSSTSTSSSSLGSCGSMTRRRRRRRVPTTNESSPREDTRSSRRSSVRRKGPSSTVSSSNGWNRSATNSRSSSVSASNASQHDSRHYYETAVGDLTRETRLATLPEDDDFIEEDDDDTRDVDYSPICTRGKRKTKNAASCGADGPGTIVSRRTNHGSSIAGTGGSVRKRNDSKGSFSLI, from the exons AGCAGCCCCCAGTTACTCGCCGAACGTAAGTGCAAGCGAGTTCACGCTGAGCAAAGAGTTCGTCGACGGGACGCTGCTGATGGATCTGGCGCTGAAACAGTGGCGCATCGGTAAACCGATCG GCAAGGGCAGCTTCGGTGAGATCTTCCTCGCCTCGGACGATATTGATCATCCGGTGACGAGCGATAACGCGGAGTATGTGGTCAAGATCGAGCCCCACTCGAATGGGCCGCTGTTCGTTGAGATTCACTGTCTGCTCAACACCGCCAAACGTTCGG AAACCTGCACCATACCACCGGGAATGCCCGAATATATCGCTTCCGGTTCGCACATGTTCAAGAACGAGCGGTACCGGTTTTTGATCCTGAAGCGCTACAAGCGCGATCTGCACTCGCTCATCAAGAACAAGCGCGTCGACCCGAAGAGCATTCCTGTGATCGCCTGCCAGATACTGGACGTGCTGGAGCATCTGCACGACCAGGGCTACGTACATTCGGACATAAAGGCGGAAAATCTGATGATCGGTACCGTGGTCAACCGTAAGGTGACGCCGACGGCCCCCGTCAATGGTCAACCGCAGACGCCAAAGAATGGTGGctataatcatcatcattcgcgtcAGAACGGATATACGAGTTCGGTCGGCGATGGTGGCGCCAAATCCTTCAATGGTGTGTCCTCTATGTGCAATGGAACTacgggagcagcaggaggaggaggaggggtaggGCTGATGGAAGAAGGCATCGGACGTTCGCGTAATCTGCGACCATTGAAAACGGTCACGTATCGGGATttgagcgacgacgacgatcgtaaTGGTACAGCGACAACTCGCGTGTCACGGCGTGGTCGACGTCGCAAGAAGGATGAAGATGCCGCCTTCACCTACTCGATTTCACCGCGCCGTGCAGCGGCAAACGGTTACTACGAGGAGCTGAAAGCGGCCACCGAAGAAGCGCACTGGAACGAGCTGcaccagcacaagcagcagaacCGGGCAGCTGCTAAAGCGGCCGCGGCAGCTACAGCCCTCCCGCCCGCCGAAGATCGTATCCATCTGATTGACTTTGGGTTGGCATCGAAATTTATGGACTCGAGTGGTCAGCACCGCCCATTCTGTATGGATCAGAGAAGGGCACACGATGGTACGCTCGAGTTCACGTCCCGTGATGCGCACATGGGTGCACACGTGCGCCGTAGCGACCTCGAGTGTCTCGGTTACAATCTCGTGTACTGGAGCCGCGGGTTTCTGCCGTGGAAAGACGAGAAGCTGCTCAACCAACCGGAGCAGGTGCACCGCATGAAGGAATACTTTATGGCGGATGTGCGCGAAATGCTGCGCCTCGTCTACGGGGACGATTGTCCAGCGTATCTCGGTGAATTCATGGCCTATGTTGGCCAGCTAACGTATGATGCCCGGCCCGACTACAACCACTGCCGAGCATTGTTCGTGAAGGAACTACGGCGACTGACCGGTGGATCGGTGGTCACGACACCATTACGCTTGGACGTGGACGCGATCGAGCGGCTGAGCGAACCGTTAACGCCGCAGGATGAGGCGGAAGTGACGAACAAGATCAATCACGTCAAATCGCTGATGAAGCTGGGCGGGGCCTTGTTTCCTTATCGCGAGAGTACGTTACACAGTAAGGCTACCTCGCCGAAAAATCTGCGCTCGAAGCGTAGCGATGCGGCGAGAAATTCCCTTGCAATCGGAGGTACACCGGGTTCCGCAGCACCATTGCAACCGGGGACGCCGAATTTAGTGAATGGTGTTGGTGTCTCGGGCGGTGCGATGACCCCGCACATCCCGAATACAGGCAAGCGTGACAACAAGAAGCACAGCTGTGAGGAGATTTTCGCCACCGACGCCGATCAAATAGCACGCGAGCGGGTCGAGAAGGAATTCGAGCGAGCGGAACAGATCGCAGAGGAGCAGGCAGTGGTGCGGTACACGGGCAAACCGACCTACGCCATCCAGGAGCTGGAGCGCAAGCTGCGCAACGGTGGTCACAGCACCGGTGGTAGCGGGTGTACCGGTGCAACAGATTACACGGAGAGCGAAGGGTACATCAAGGGTTACACCAAACCCATGATGGACATTCTGCGCAAGCGCCAGTCACAGCTGTTCCGCGATCTCGAGCAGGAGCGGCGCAGGtcgaacgagaaggaggaagagggaaagcaaaaggcgaaagaagaagaagtcggagcagaggaggatgaggatgaggaggatggtGTGGAAGATGATCATGAaggcgaggacgacgaagagatGGCTACATCGGAAACGAATGtagtcgatgacgatgatgacgaggagcagcaagaggaagaagacgaagaagaagcttctGAAGAAGGGGAGGACGGTTACGAGCAACCTGCGGTCGAAGTCGGCCGTAACAATCACTACACGAAAGGTGGATCGCTATCACAGCGGGGCAGTAGCAAGGGCAGCAAGAAGGAGGACACTGACAGTGACTTCATCAACGATGGTGGctgtgaagaggaagaagaggaggatgaaCAGGAAGAGGCGGCACAGGATAGCGAAAACGAGGATGAAGTggaagaggacgaggaagattgcggggacgatgacgatgacggtgacgatcaGCATGACAGTGACTTCAACGATCAAGAAAGCTCGCTTGAAagtgaagaagaggaagaggaagtgcGAATCTCGCGAAAGGGATCCAAGAAAAACGGTGCCCGGAGTAAGGGGAAAGGTAGTGGTAGTGTTGCGGTCAGTGGCGGACGCAGGTCTCGCCAGGTGAGCGAAGTCCGTCCGCGGAAGCGTTCGAAGAGCAATGCTAGTAaagcatcgaaagcatcgaGTAGCAGCAATTTCCAtgacaacagcagccgcaaacCACGGAAGCGTACGAATCGTCGGCACGAGGTGGAGCAATATGAAGAACAGCAACCGGCACGGCAGTACGGTGGTAACCCTGCGCAGCATAATCCTCATCActtaaacaacaacagcaaagccTACTACGATGGTGATGTCGATGATTCTTCGCACGACACGGCCCCGCCACCGTCTTCGCGTAGCTATGCCGGATCGATCGCTTCGGACCGGATGAGCAGCCAGTACCACTTTGTGAAGCGCCGTAAATCGGGCCTCCGGGAGCGGATACGACCGACGGATCGTGGTACCGACTATCAGGACGATCTGGCGCGCAAACGGAAGGCCGCGATGCGCAACAAGCGGCGTCGGGAATCGGCTGCCGCCCAGCTCGACGAATCGTCCATCgaacgacggcggcagcgggcCAAGAAGCAGCGCAAGGCGTCAACGCGTGATCGCGTGTCGGTGGGTGATGATGAAAGTTCACGCAGcagcactcactcactcgccacATCGGAGGCATCCTCGTGTTCCGCCCTTTCCACCTCCACGGGGTCCTCGTCGACGGCTGCCtcttcgtcgacgtcgacgagctCCTCGTCCCTCGGCTCTTGTGGCTCCATGACgcgccgacgacggcgacgacgagtacCAACTACCAACGAAAGCTCGCCCCGTGAGGACACTCGGAGCAGTCGACGTTCTTCCGTACGCCGTAAGGGACCATCATCGACGGTATCATCGAGCAACGGTTGGAATCGTTCGGCTACCAACTCACGCTCCTCTTCGGTATCGGCCTCAAACGCTTCGCAGCACGATAGTAGGCACTACTACGAGACGGCGGTCGGTGATCTGACGAGGGAAACTCGGCTTGCCACTCTGCCCGAAGATGACGATTTTatcgaggaggacgacgatgatacgCGTGATGTGGATTACTCGCCAATTTGCACCCGTGGCAAGcgtaaaacgaaaaatgcaGCTAGTTGCGGTGCAGACGGGCCTGGGACGATAGTGTCCCGCAGGACAAACCACGGTAGCAGTATTGCTGGAACTGGCGGAAGCGTGCGGAAGAGAAATGATTCCAAAG gATCATTTTCCTTAATTTAG